Proteins found in one Vagococcus carniphilus genomic segment:
- a CDS encoding FecCD family ABC transporter permease, translating to MSKKNYRVFSILCLLLVVSLLISPLLGQIKLSEINWLDTWQALNEGTFSTTELAIILKLRLPRIMAAAITGSGLALAGLVMQACIQNPLADPYILGVSSGATAGATFAIVILPTLIMSHLSVMIAFSAFLGGILTTCLILRLSHWFKNQLIILILIGVVINSVCQALTSLFIYKAPNSEYVKSATYWTMGSLVGIGNQGLGLMAGTLLILTIYFFKQSHVLDLLLLGNEQAESLGIESQIYQRKLMLASAVLTSVLVSQTGVIGFIGLIVPHLARKLVGNKHQLVIITSLLLGSILLIWADCLARIVVKNSELPIGVVTSLIGAPLFFMIILDKYKNQGGVSC from the coding sequence ATGAGCAAAAAGAATTACCGTGTGTTTAGCATTCTATGTTTGTTATTGGTAGTTAGTCTTTTGATTTCGCCTTTACTTGGTCAAATCAAGCTTTCTGAAATTAATTGGTTAGATACATGGCAAGCTTTAAATGAAGGCACATTTTCCACAACTGAATTAGCTATTATTTTAAAATTAAGACTGCCTAGAATTATGGCTGCGGCTATTACTGGTTCAGGTCTTGCTTTAGCAGGTTTAGTTATGCAAGCTTGTATTCAAAATCCATTAGCAGATCCTTACATTTTAGGCGTTTCGTCAGGAGCAACTGCTGGAGCTACGTTTGCTATTGTTATTCTACCAACTCTAATAATGAGTCATTTATCCGTGATGATTGCCTTTAGTGCTTTTTTAGGTGGTATTTTAACAACTTGTTTAATTTTAAGGTTATCCCATTGGTTTAAAAATCAGCTAATTATTCTAATTTTAATTGGTGTAGTGATTAATTCAGTTTGCCAGGCATTGACATCTCTTTTTATTTACAAAGCTCCTAATTCAGAGTACGTCAAAAGTGCGACGTATTGGACGATGGGAAGTCTAGTAGGGATTGGAAATCAAGGCTTGGGATTAATGGCTGGGACATTATTAATTTTAACGATTTATTTTTTCAAGCAATCTCATGTGTTAGATTTACTTCTTTTAGGAAATGAACAAGCAGAGTCTTTAGGGATTGAGAGTCAAATTTATCAAAGAAAATTAATGCTAGCTTCTGCTGTATTGACTTCGGTTTTGGTTTCGCAAACGGGAGTAATCGGTTTTATTGGTTTAATCGTTCCCCACTTAGCTAGAAAATTAGTGGGAAACAAACATCAATTAGTTATTATAACTTCTTTACTATTAGGAAGTATTTTACTTATTTGGGCAGATTGTCTGGCTCGAATAGTAGTTAAAAATAGCGAGTTACCAATTGGGGTTGTCACTTCTCTTATTGGTGCCCCACTTTTCTTTATGATTATTTTGGATAAATACAAGAATCAGGGGGGAGTATCATGCTAG
- a CDS encoding TetR/AcrR family transcriptional regulator, whose product MSRTVKSADERKKDIIQTAEKLFIEEGYNNVTTSAIAKKTGVAKGTLFYHFETKDNLADAVIKYQLAPLKETYQQINAKKEWSALKKMSWFFLSELDDSLQHVSSFNYLKNDDNAILRQKLRVQMTTDFVPFIENWLTQGVKEDIFQVDDPHLMAEFIFTSFHSWVENSLFGDDLKTRNHRINYVLPLYNQMLHLPQNTFSPENMRKLIQ is encoded by the coding sequence ATGAGTCGAACTGTAAAATCAGCTGACGAGCGAAAAAAAGACATTATACAAACCGCTGAGAAACTTTTTATTGAGGAAGGCTACAATAATGTAACGACTTCGGCCATTGCTAAAAAAACTGGTGTGGCAAAAGGAACTCTTTTTTATCATTTTGAAACAAAAGATAATCTGGCAGATGCTGTTATTAAGTATCAATTAGCTCCCTTAAAGGAAACCTACCAACAAATTAATGCAAAAAAAGAGTGGTCTGCTCTTAAAAAAATGAGCTGGTTCTTCTTATCAGAATTAGATGATTCCTTACAGCATGTTTCTTCATTTAACTATTTAAAAAATGATGACAATGCCATTTTAAGACAGAAACTTAGAGTTCAAATGACAACCGATTTTGTTCCATTTATCGAAAACTGGTTAACTCAGGGAGTAAAAGAAGATATTTTCCAAGTAGATGATCCTCATTTGATGGCTGAATTTATTTTCACTTCCTTTCATTCATGGGTTGAAAACTCCTTATTTGGTGATGATTTGAAAACTCGAAACCATCGAATAAACTATGTGCTTCCGTTATACAATCAAATGCTTCATTTACCTCAAAACACATTTTCACCTGAAAATATGCGGAAATTAATACAATAA
- a CDS encoding ABC transporter substrate-binding protein has translation MYKKLLVSLSLIVTCFIISGCHETTKADQSKDGYSFETLNLEGKKVEQHVKKSPNKVLVIGEKNAERLIYFGLEEKIDKLAYLESVNNKKIKGISVLAKEWPSKEAVVKSKPDLIYGISTAFQKDRLGDFNFWNEQGIAIGTTSNYKNGISPDNYFLEIEELGHIFNMNQKTDRFIKEQKESIKKVTDQKKKVGRESILFVASDGRGNYYYYPDEYSLVDEVVRELDGNYLDLGEEVVNLSYESLIKINPEKIIFTSFMASEGGKDSLKWLEHDSLKNVVAIKNKEILEMNYDDVIRGNENISNVYQEIYDFLKVESKEK, from the coding sequence ATGTATAAAAAATTATTAGTAAGTTTGTCTCTTATTGTAACATGTTTTATTATTTCTGGTTGTCATGAAACAACAAAAGCAGATCAATCAAAAGATGGCTACTCTTTTGAAACACTTAATCTTGAAGGTAAAAAAGTAGAACAACATGTGAAAAAATCACCAAACAAAGTGCTAGTGATTGGTGAGAAAAATGCGGAACGTTTAATTTATTTTGGTTTAGAAGAAAAAATTGATAAGTTAGCTTATTTAGAATCAGTTAACAATAAAAAAATAAAGGGCATCTCTGTTTTAGCTAAAGAATGGCCATCTAAAGAAGCTGTGGTTAAATCAAAACCTGATTTAATATATGGAATTTCAACAGCCTTTCAAAAAGATCGACTGGGTGATTTTAATTTTTGGAATGAACAAGGAATTGCAATTGGTACCACATCTAATTATAAAAATGGAATCAGTCCAGATAATTACTTCTTAGAAATAGAAGAACTAGGTCATATTTTCAACATGAATCAAAAGACAGACCGATTTATTAAAGAGCAAAAAGAGTCTATCAAAAAAGTAACAGACCAAAAGAAAAAAGTAGGAAGAGAAAGTATTCTATTTGTTGCAAGTGATGGTCGTGGTAATTATTATTACTATCCAGATGAATATAGTTTAGTAGATGAGGTTGTTAGAGAACTAGATGGTAATTATCTAGATTTAGGAGAAGAGGTTGTTAATTTGTCCTATGAAAGTTTAATCAAAATAAATCCTGAAAAAATTATCTTTACGTCATTTATGGCAAGTGAAGGAGGAAAAGATAGTTTAAAATGGTTGGAACATGATTCTTTAAAAAATGTAGTAGCGATCAAAAACAAAGAAATTTTAGAAATGAATTATGATGACGTGATTCGTGGGAATGAAAATATTTCTAACGTTTATCAAGAGATTTATGATTTTTTAAAGGTTGAGAGCAAGGAGAAGTAA
- a CDS encoding MucBP domain-containing protein, translating to MKKKLLTSVLLSTMVLTPLVGVSTAFAEDSASTTTTATAPVEESKPVIVKYVDESGTEIFQSDTFKGELASPFEITPKEIDGYTFKEVDKELKGTFTATEQVLTLTYTKKEAPIVEGKLVVNYVNEKNEVISPAETLTGKVGEEFKVKPKEIKGFTFSKVKEGNSEGSYTEADQTLTFEYKKEIKTSKVTVKYIDENEKEIKKPVSYTVKEGDKVTLDKQDITGYAFVSGDLEASYNEEAQVVFHHYKKVKQGPYIKDGRYVKISKKGYNTYSNFDWKKKTTSSQLYGQTLEARGRYEHANGNTYYSLFDNKNVWQGYINADATTNTTPEGPYISDGRIVKVNRKNYSSWSNFNWDERHPSQDIYGKTFKARGKYQHFNGNTYYSLYDSKGKWYGYINANAVGDGENQGDYISDGRYVKINKKGYSTWSNFNWKKRGSSDAIYGQTLQARGRYEHFNGDTYYSLYDVKGTWYGYINAGATTEAEPQGNYISDGRYVKVDKLGYNVYSDFKWTIRNTSDVLKGNTFQARGRYEHINGNTYFTLYDNQGKWQGYIDAKAVSVVTKPEGPYIKDGRYVTVNKKGYSVWSNFNWKYRNSSDELMGTTLEARGRYEHANGSTYLSLYDLSGVWQGYLNADATNASKPEGDYIKDGSYVKVTKKGIDVYENFNWAKKSTSDILFDKVYQARGKYNHVNGTTYYSLYDSKGAWYGYLESGATTKITSPQGPYISDGRYFKVTEKGFDVWQSFKEDKKNTSDNLYGKIYKARGRYEHVNGNTYYSLYDTNGKWQGYLDAKAGQITAAEGPYIADGRYVTITSKNYNIYSNFDWKVKEKSVNVYGQTFKAKGRYEHVNGNTYYSLYDNQKWIGYINADAVRVN from the coding sequence ATGAAGAAAAAATTATTAACATCGGTTTTATTATCGACAATGGTTTTAACCCCATTAGTGGGTGTTAGTACTGCTTTTGCGGAAGACTCAGCTTCAACAACAACGACTGCAACTGCTCCAGTAGAAGAATCTAAACCTGTTATTGTTAAATATGTGGATGAATCAGGTACTGAAATTTTTCAAAGTGATACATTCAAAGGAGAGTTAGCTTCACCTTTTGAAATTACACCTAAAGAAATTGATGGCTATACTTTTAAGGAAGTTGATAAAGAATTAAAAGGAACTTTTACAGCAACTGAGCAAGTTTTAACGTTGACTTATACTAAAAAAGAAGCCCCTATTGTAGAAGGTAAACTAGTTGTTAATTATGTGAATGAGAAAAACGAAGTTATCTCACCAGCAGAAACACTAACTGGTAAGGTTGGAGAAGAATTTAAAGTGAAACCTAAAGAAATCAAAGGGTTCACATTTAGTAAAGTTAAAGAAGGTAACTCAGAAGGCTCATATACTGAAGCAGATCAAACTTTAACATTTGAGTACAAAAAAGAAATCAAAACAAGTAAAGTCACTGTTAAATACATTGATGAAAACGAAAAAGAAATAAAGAAACCAGTTTCTTACACAGTCAAAGAAGGCGACAAAGTTACTTTAGATAAACAAGACATTACAGGATACGCTTTTGTTAGTGGCGATTTAGAAGCTAGTTACAATGAAGAAGCACAAGTTGTTTTCCATCATTATAAAAAGGTAAAACAAGGACCTTATATTAAAGATGGTAGATACGTGAAGATTAGTAAAAAAGGCTACAATACTTATTCTAATTTTGATTGGAAGAAAAAAACAACTAGCTCACAATTATACGGACAAACATTAGAAGCACGTGGACGTTATGAGCATGCTAATGGTAATACATATTACTCATTATTTGATAACAAAAATGTTTGGCAAGGTTATATAAACGCTGATGCAACAACTAATACAACTCCAGAAGGACCATATATTTCAGATGGTCGTATTGTGAAAGTGAATCGTAAAAATTATAGTAGTTGGTCAAATTTTAACTGGGATGAAAGACATCCAAGTCAAGATATCTATGGTAAAACATTTAAAGCACGTGGTAAATACCAACATTTTAACGGAAATACCTATTATTCATTGTATGATTCAAAAGGTAAATGGTATGGGTATATCAATGCTAATGCTGTAGGAGATGGAGAAAACCAAGGAGATTATATCTCAGACGGACGCTACGTTAAAATCAATAAAAAGGGCTATAGTACTTGGTCAAACTTTAATTGGAAAAAACGTGGATCAAGTGATGCCATTTATGGTCAAACTCTCCAAGCACGAGGTAGATATGAACACTTTAATGGTGATACCTATTATTCATTATATGATGTAAAAGGTACTTGGTATGGCTATATTAATGCAGGTGCAACCACAGAAGCCGAACCTCAAGGAAATTATATTTCAGATGGTCGTTATGTTAAAGTTGATAAATTAGGATATAATGTTTATTCAGATTTCAAATGGACTATTCGAAATACTAGTGACGTCTTAAAGGGTAATACATTCCAAGCACGTGGGCGTTACGAACATATTAATGGCAATACGTATTTCACACTTTATGACAATCAAGGTAAATGGCAAGGTTACATTGATGCTAAGGCAGTTAGTGTCGTAACAAAACCAGAAGGACCTTATATTAAAGATGGACGCTATGTGACTGTTAATAAAAAAGGTTATAGTGTTTGGTCGAATTTCAATTGGAAATACCGTAATAGTAGTGATGAATTAATGGGTACGACATTGGAAGCTAGAGGCCGTTACGAGCACGCAAATGGTAGTACTTATCTTTCTTTATATGATTTGTCAGGCGTATGGCAAGGTTATCTTAATGCTGACGCAACAAACGCTTCTAAACCAGAAGGTGACTATATTAAAGATGGTAGTTATGTAAAAGTAACTAAAAAAGGTATCGATGTTTATGAAAACTTTAATTGGGCAAAAAAATCAACTAGTGATATTTTATTTGATAAAGTCTACCAAGCTCGTGGAAAATATAACCATGTAAATGGAACAACTTACTACTCTTTATACGATAGTAAGGGTGCATGGTATGGCTATTTAGAATCAGGAGCAACAACTAAAATTACTAGCCCACAAGGTCCTTATATCTCAGATGGCCGTTACTTTAAAGTAACAGAAAAAGGATTTGATGTATGGCAATCATTTAAGGAAGATAAGAAAAATACATCGGATAATTTATATGGCAAAATTTACAAAGCACGTGGCCGATATGAACACGTAAATGGCAACACTTACTATTCACTGTATGATACAAATGGTAAATGGCAAGGATACCTTGATGCTAAAGCTGGTCAAATTACAGCAGCAGAAGGACCATATATCGCAGATGGCCGTTATGTGACAATTACAAGTAAAAATTATAATATATACTCTAATTTTGATTGGAAAGTAAAAGAGAAAAGTGTCAATGTATATGGTCAAACGTTTAAAGCTAAAGGACGCTATGAGCATGTAAACGGTAATACGTACTATTCATTATATGATAATCAAAAATGGATTGGTTATATTAACGCAGACGCTGTTCGTGTAAATTAA
- a CDS encoding RidA family protein, whose translation MKKTSNPMTVHSPVGPYVHQVINTGMPLKWVTISGQIGMTKEGDIPETGAEQFKLALSNVKANLKAAEMEVKHMTKLTIFLVDEIDLEIRKECLASFLEGEETAMTLLYIKALANPKLKVEIEAVACK comes from the coding sequence ATGAAGAAAACAAGTAATCCGATGACTGTTCATTCACCAGTAGGTCCCTATGTCCACCAAGTGATTAACACAGGAATGCCATTAAAATGGGTAACTATTTCAGGTCAAATTGGTATGACAAAAGAAGGTGATATACCAGAGACTGGTGCAGAACAGTTTAAATTAGCTTTAAGTAATGTCAAAGCTAATTTAAAAGCAGCTGAAATGGAAGTTAAACATATGACTAAATTAACCATTTTTTTAGTAGATGAAATTGACTTAGAAATAAGGAAAGAATGTTTAGCGAGCTTTTTAGAAGGGGAAGAAACAGCAATGACCTTACTTTATATCAAGGCATTAGCTAATCCTAAATTGAAAGTCGAGATAGAAGCGGTAGCATGTAAATAA
- a CDS encoding MFS transporter, giving the protein MKQLTKKEWLRLSIIFLPNLMISLNTYMLQVALPEIQKTLGITFSDAQFILTGYSLGLATFLILSSFFGNRWGQKNILLLGISFFFVLSIIGGITSSETVLILVRIGQGISGALIQPQVMVLMREGFSKDRQPFIFSLYGMVIGLGFTFGLLLGGIIMKLNLFNLGWRNIFFFNLPVCLLILCMSSLIPKREPITKDSVDVKGSSLLVLGSFLLVYQIIYFKNITSVVIILIGLALLFFFRKVEKVRLNKKQTVLVDFSVFQEPNFLRGIASVFCVYMSMFGLFFLMTYYAQLGLGKSVFQTGFIFLPLGIGFTFASIASADWLKKIGNQLLLLGVLGMLGSLVILIFSLKYQPDLFTFFNLFLLFLYGLFLGITTTPLIGIILIDVSAEFSGLASSIINMVMYFSNIMGVALIGGAFKKIAGQTNNYLSGFSYSLIGVLLCLVLTGYYFKTTFIEEKKRSSSI; this is encoded by the coding sequence ATGAAGCAATTAACTAAGAAGGAATGGCTGAGACTAAGTATTATTTTTTTACCTAACTTAATGATTTCACTGAATACTTATATGTTACAAGTTGCCCTTCCAGAGATTCAAAAAACATTAGGTATTACATTTAGTGATGCTCAGTTTATTTTAACTGGTTACTCGTTAGGACTCGCTACTTTTTTAATTTTAAGTAGTTTCTTTGGAAATCGTTGGGGACAAAAAAATATTTTATTATTAGGAATAAGTTTCTTTTTTGTACTATCTATTATAGGCGGTATAACATCTAGTGAAACAGTTTTAATTCTTGTGCGGATTGGTCAAGGGATTTCAGGGGCTTTAATTCAACCACAAGTAATGGTTTTAATGCGAGAAGGTTTTTCTAAAGACCGACAACCTTTTATATTTTCACTTTACGGAATGGTAATTGGATTGGGTTTTACTTTTGGGCTGCTGTTAGGCGGTATTATTATGAAACTTAATTTGTTTAACTTGGGTTGGCGAAATATATTCTTTTTTAATTTACCTGTATGTCTTTTGATTCTTTGTATGAGTTCTTTAATACCTAAAAGAGAGCCTATCACAAAAGATTCGGTTGATGTAAAAGGAAGTAGTTTACTTGTTTTAGGTAGTTTTCTTTTAGTCTATCAAATCATTTATTTTAAAAATATCACGTCAGTCGTTATTATTTTAATCGGATTAGCTTTGCTGTTTTTCTTTAGAAAAGTAGAAAAAGTAAGATTAAATAAAAAACAAACTGTATTAGTGGATTTTTCAGTATTCCAAGAGCCTAATTTTTTAAGAGGAATTGCGAGTGTTTTTTGTGTTTATATGAGTATGTTTGGTTTATTCTTTTTGATGACGTACTACGCACAACTTGGTTTAGGAAAAAGTGTTTTTCAAACTGGTTTTATCTTTTTACCGTTAGGGATAGGATTTACATTTGCTTCTATTGCCTCAGCTGACTGGTTAAAAAAAATTGGCAATCAATTACTGCTACTTGGTGTTTTAGGCATGCTTGGAAGTCTGGTAATACTTATATTTAGCCTGAAATATCAACCAGATTTATTTACTTTTTTCAATTTATTTTTATTATTCCTATATGGTCTATTTTTAGGAATAACAACAACGCCTTTAATAGGAATCATATTAATTGATGTTTCTGCTGAATTTAGTGGATTAGCTTCTTCTATTATTAATATGGTCATGTATTTTTCTAATATTATGGGTGTTGCACTGATTGGAGGGGCATTTAAAAAAATTGCTGGACAAACAAATAATTATCTCTCTGGCTTTAGTTATTCGTTAAT